Within Salarias fasciatus chromosome 15, fSalaFa1.1, whole genome shotgun sequence, the genomic segment CTGACAAGAGCGGTAAACACCGAGCTGCGGTCATGAAAGAGGCTGTGCAGCATCCGGGGGAGGTTTATTATGGTATGGGACCTCCAGCTTTGGAGTCAAGCCACAGTGACTCTGCGAGCGGCTCCGGTGTTTATAACCCAGAAAAGGGGCCGCAGAATATGCTGCCCTATCAACAGGCTGCCCCCGTAAAATGGATTCATCAGGACTCCATACAAGCCCCAAACTGGTCTCAGGAAGCTCCGGCCTGGGGGCAGAACTTTGGGACCTAcatgagcggcggcggcgccaggGGTCAGATGGCGTTCCACAAGGGGGTTCATGAAGGAATGGCTCTTCCGATGGGCACAGAAAACCAGCTACCCGGATCTGTTGAGGCTTATCGAGACGCCACGCAGGCCCAAACTCAGGGGAGGGGAGTCGAGTGGGAGCAACACGCTGCAGCTGCAATGCACCAGGCTCAGATACAGGCCTATCAGCACGGCCACAAAGGTGTGGAGCTCCAGAGCCAGCCGCAtgtctcctctcacagcctgcAGGGCTCCATGCTGCAGCCCTTCCAGGCAACGTTCAGGCCGAGCAAGCAGCAGTTTTCATCCGAATATTACTCTGTTTTTCCAGGGAATAAGGCCATGCCAAACCTGCCCTATAGCGAGCAGCCCAAAACTCAGCAACAGCTTCTACAccagatccagcagcagcaaatgcaccatcatcatcatcatcaccagcagcaacagcaacaacaacaacaacaacaacaacaacaacagctgcatcagcagcagcaacttcagctgcagcagcagcaacatttgcagcagcagcagcaacaacaacagcagcagcagcaacaccaaATACAACAGCATCAaatgcagcaacagcagcatcagatgcagcagatgcagcagcgctatcaccagcagcagctacaAGAGCGGCAGCAACAAATTCAGCACCTGAAGCAACACTTGCAGCAACAAACTGTGCCTCAGCAGGAAACGGCGCAAACGCAAGTGCagccaaaacagcagcagacccAAAACTTTGGAGCCTACCAGCCCCCTGACCCTCGGCCACCCGACACCGCGGCTAAAAAAGAGGACGTCCAGCCGCCGGAGCCTCGGCTGGAACCAGAGGCTCAGGCTTGCGGCGCGTCAGCTGCACCTGATACGTGCCCCGAAAAGGGCGTGACACATCCTGAAGAAGGAGCGGATGCAGCGCTGGCTGCCCCTCGGCGCTCGCGTCGCCTTTCCCGAGAAGGACAGTCCCCGCTGGGTCCTCCTCCGGCCAACATCTGGGCCCAGCCCTCCaaagagccgccgccgccgccgcccccgtcGTCCCAGAACGGAGTCGCGGGTGTGCAGGGAGCGAGAGGAGCGGACGGCCAAGTGACAACGGGAGGGGTCATCCAGATcacccggaggaggaggagggcgtcCAAGGAGATCAACCTGGAAACCCTCGCTCAGAAGGCGTCAGAAATGGTGCCTGCAAAAATTGTCAAGGTTAAAACGACGACTCATCACACTCCTGCTGTAGCTCATTTCATTTCCACTGAACATGTTCatatagtaaaaaaaaacatttgttagGACAATGTTTACAGGCACAGTTGACCAACTTGTGATTGTAACGTTTGCAAGCGGCTGCaggcagaaggaaaaaaagctttcctCCGGTTTACAAAACCCTTCTCTTCACTCTGTTTATTTGACTCCCACAACTCTCAGCGTCGGCGTGCATTTTCACAAGTGTGCGTAATCGTGCCGTACAGTCCATATTATCTTCACCACGTTGCTCTTGCAAACCGAAGATTGGTTGTTTTGTCAGACCCCCTTCCTGTTAAGTTTAATTGCTCTCATTTTATCGCAGTAAGAAAGACAACGCTTGTAACCTTGCCACGCAGGATTTACTGTTTACTTTCTGAGCGGCACACCCACTGCAATCGCCTTTTATTTTCACCTAGGCAGTTTTGCTCCATGCACGGTAAACAAGTAAAGCTCGCTAAATTCAGCCTGTGTCCATTTGCTCCGCGCTGAGGTTTTAGTGCATATCCTGGAGGGTTTtgtcatagttttttttttttttttttcctgtgtgtgtgtgtgtgtgcagcagtgtgcaTGCTGGATACAGTTGGAACAGCTGCATGTCTGCACACCTCCACATTCCTCAGGCCTTTTCCCAGTCATTCAGCAGTGGAAGGGAGGGGCTGTGTGCAGACGCACGCCTTTTTCTACCCCGACACAAGCCAAACAGGTTTAATCTGACTATTCACACCCCAGAGCCTGTTGCGGTTAGCAAGCGACACCTGACGGGGTCAGCAGAAGAGACTCGAATGTCTTAACTTCACTACTTGCCTTGTAAATCATAAAACTGATTTATACTTGTCACTCTGATTTGCAAAATCAATAATCACTGAAAACGTTACACTGACCGGAAATACCAGTGATCAGTCTGCAAATAGTTAAAATACTTGGGAAATAGGCGTAGACGAAAcgacaaaaactaaaaaaagtgTAATCTACAGGTTCCTTTTGAGCATGTCATCAGTCCTAGCAGGCACTCACTAGCTATTATAACTCAATTATATAATTCACAACTAATGTAACTCGCTCATAGTTCAAATAATTCAGCCACAAGGGAGTAAAAGTGCTTCAATCCACCCAAACTATCGAACATTTTCTGGTCGAAGCACAAGAAATGTGATCATGCTTAGTTTCTGTCCATTTCCCATGGCACATTTTTCCGGAGGAATGCTTTTGTATGTGTATTGTCATCTTTTGTATGACCAGGATCAACGGGATTAAAAATGAACAGATGGGGTGGAGCAGTTCGCAGATACAGCTAGAGTGCGGGCTGAGATGGTTTGGGAACGCTGGCGGGGAGAGAATAGTGGAGGTATTTGGATAAAAGACGAGAAGAGGAACTCTTTGGAGAAGATGGTTAGTAGACAGGGTGAGACGGGAACAACAGGAAGAGGACTGTGGCATTTTGTgataatctttaaaaaaatcaatcttttaATACATAATTATGTCGGAAAATGTCAAAACGAGCACCGTTTCATTCAAGGACAAACATTACTCTGCTTTACaaccagtgtgtgtgaatgactgttaacttcacttccttttttttgtatcaCAATCCATTTCTCGCCCTCCCCTCCACTTCCTCAACCTCCTGActgctttctctttcctttCCACTTTTCACCGTCTCCACACTTCTCTtattgtcccccccccccccccccccccccagcaggaaGAAGGCCCCCCAGGCCGGCAGACCACCATGGTGCCCCTGGTCATCCCCGTGTCGGTGCCCGTGCACCGGGGTCAGGCGGCCCCCCCGGCCGGCTGGGCCCCGGGCCGGCCGGGCCCGGCGGAGCGGCACGCCGGACAGGCCGATCGCAAGCCCTCGGTCATCGTTGCTCAACGGCGGACTCTCAGGAACTCCATGACGGAGGGCTTTGGCCAGGTCGGTTCTGCGAAGGGACGgggatttcttctttttgaaaccagcgtTTGCGTCGTCATTGTATGTTGAccgtttgttttttatttactcGTCAACTCGCCATGAAAGCGCCGCACTTTTAGTTTGCGCATTCCCCCATGAAGCATTCACAAAAGTCCTGTTTGTAGATGTTTATTCAGACTCGGACCACACTGAGTTCCTCCAGATCCCCGAGAGTCTTTGGAGACTTTTCGGCAGTGACCATATAAACCCGAAAGGTTAAACAAATGACTCCAAGCTGGATGTTCACATGAGCCTCACTGATGTCAAACTGAGATTTGAGAAAACACaaatctccctctctctctcacgtcTAGGAAGGAGACGATTCAGGTCTGGACGAAGACGGGAAATTCAAACCCAAACGCCGGCCTCGGCCGGAGCCCCTCATCATCCCCCCTCCGAGGCCGTCCACCTTCATCCCTCCGTCCGTCTACTCCAGCATCACCTCCTACCAGAGCAACCTGCGCTCGCCGGTCCGGGTGCCGGATAACCCCCTGTCCCTGCCCCCCTACACGCCTCCGCCCATCCTGTCCCCCGTGCGGGAGGGCTCGGGCTTATACTTCTCCACCTTCCTCACCAACATCGCCGCCAGCAGCCAAATCCTGCCGCCGCCTCCGACGCCGAAGTCTGCGGCGCGCAGCCTGCTGCGCTCCAGTGAGTCTCAGAGAGGAGGCCGAGAAGGAGTTCAGCTCAACCGCGTTTCTCTGGCGAtgtctgaatttattttttttctaattgtttcTTTCAGCAAGTTCAGATATTACGCCTCCCGTCTTGCCGCTGATTACCGATGCCACGCCGGTCAGCCTCGAACCGTGAGTACCGTCCAACCGgcccttttatttttattgattttaatcCGATTTGCAGTTCTGAACAGATGTTTTTAACTCGTCACCTGGTCTGCAGGCGCATCAACATCGGCCAGCAGTACCAGGCAGAAATCCCCGACCTGCAGGATCAGCTCTCCTCCCAGTCGGACCAGCACAAGGCCGACCTGCTGTGGCTTCCTGCGGACAACGCCAGCCTGAAACACGGCAGCCAGGAGACCCGTCAGTGCTTCATCTGTTCTCCATATAtctacatgatttttttttctccgtcttctcctctctcaccGTCGCTGTCGTGTTTCCAGTGGAGGACCTGATGAACATGGCGTGCTCCAGTGTTTtacgaggaggaggaaccaatcaggaGCTGGTCCTGCATTGTTTACATGAAAGCGGAGGAGATTTCCTGGTGAGCGATAAAATGCAACTCGAATTCCACAAGTGTTTATAAGGAAAAATAATTGCAAACACAACTGCACAtttacatgtacacacacacacacacacactgacacagaaaaTTGACACCACAATAATAATGATGTCTTTATTGATAGATTGATTTGCAGCTGTTACTTTACACCTATTATATTTACTATTATTTGCTGTTAAATGCGCCACGTTGCTAAATCTGCTTTTCTAACTGCGACGTTGATTTTTCAGGAAACACTCGGACGTCTGATGTTTCAGGACACTATTTTCCCTGAAGGTCATTTCCTTGAAAATTACCACTACTCAGGTAAAACATGAacgacttttttctttttaacataaTCTCTTTCAACGCTCTTTTATTTCATCACCAGTTAAGTTTGCTTCTATCTTCCTGCTTTCGGTCTGACTCTTCTGCTTTCCTCTCAGGCTCTGATCGGTGGACTGCAGAGGAGAAGCGCTACTTCAATAAGGGGATCTCCGCCTACAGGAAGGACTTCTTCCTGGTGCAGAAACTGGTACGCTAATTGATTTTACCTGACGGTTCATCCGTTCATGAATCGACGCAAAtaaatcttcaaaaaaaaaaaagaaaaacactcttcAGTCGGATTAAATGGATTCCGCGAAGCATCAATAAATCCTTCACACGCGGATTGTTGGTGTAAAGCAATCATGCTAATGTCTTCAGAGTTGATATTTTCTGCAGTTGCTTTTCGACTGGGGACGTGTCGGGAAGGTTGTGTTTGTTAACAGGAATACAAACGGGAAGGCATATTTCCAAAATTTATCAAAAAGGGAAGAGAATTAGAGGCAGTGATTTGCATCCTTTTTCATGCAGGAAGAAATCGGACTCAGAGGAAACAATAAAAAGGCAAAAGCTTTAGTTACCGTCACGCATATGAACGCTTCCTCAACTCTTTAATAACCGTGGGACCTAAAAATGAAGGGTTTACTTGTTACAGTGGAGTTAATCTGTAAtaaatcctctttttttcccgTTTAAAGGTTCGGACGAAGACCGTGGCTCAGTGTGTGGAGTTCTACTACACGTACAAGAAGCAGGTGAAGATCGGCCGCAACAGCATTTTGACCTTTGGCCCCCCGGACTCACCTGCGGAGAAGCAGCCGGACACTGTGATGGACATCAAGGTGAGAGTGACTCAACAGTTAAATGAGACCGACGTCCTTTTGATGGCAAGGTGGTGTAGTGGACGGTACTgccgcctcacagtgagaaaatccTCAGTTCAAGAGTGAATGAGAAGTGATGGGGCTGGTCACAAAGGGATGCAGATCTCCACGATATTGTAATATTATGTAATAACGTCGTTTCTCTGGTTTGTCCCTTTGCAGAGTTCCCAGCAGTCGAAAATCGGTCAAGGAGAAGCTgatggagaagaaaagagggaggCTTTTTACTGATCAGACGTCTGAGAGCAGCCATCAGGCGAGGGTAGCTCAGTCACTACAGGCTCACGACTATGTAAGTACACAGATAGGAACTGGACCCTGAAATTAGCACCAGGAAACTCCTGCTGGTTGTGGTTTTCCTGTGAATTTCACAAAATATCCCATTCtaataaaaatatgaaaccTGCTTCACACATTTGTAAAATAAGATGACTTCTTAGACCGAAAGCAGCCGGTTTGATCGTCATCAGATTAAGATTATGTGTCACTTCCTGCTCAAATGCTCTGCCTTCTACTGCAGTTTATTTAATGTGAACACACCTAATTGctatgttttgtctttttatcaCTCCAAATGAATGTCACTTTCTTGTGCTACAAGAAAAGCTCTCGATGGTGGAGAATAATTGTAGACAGTACACACTTtaactttaatgtgttttcaatGAGGTTTGGCGGTGTGCTAACGGTTACACCTGCATGTCCTTGTTGCTCCAGGCAGGACCGATGCCGATGATCAAGGAGCTGGACCCCGTGGTGAAAGAGGCGTTTGATTCGCCGGCGCCTCAGCGGCACCGGGCCGAGCCCGCCGCCAAGAAAACCAGAGCGCCGACGAAGCCGCCGCAGGATCCCGATGCAATATTCCCCTGCAAGAAATGCGGCAGGTACGATCCGACTGCGGTCCGGTGCGGCCGCTCACGTCCCGAAAACTCAGCTGTTTCTACTttcctctcttctgtttttttcgcTGCAGGGTTTTTTATAAAGTGAAAAGTCGAAGCGCCCACATGAAGAGTCACGCCGAGCAGGAGAAgaaagcggcggcgctgcgccagaaggagcaggaggagcaggcggTGGCTCAGGCCCGGGCGAGAAAGGCGGCGGcagaagcggcggcggcgatggcggcggcggaggaggaagaggaggaggaaggccggCGGGAGGGAAACGGGACTGGAAGGAGGGTGGCGGACGCAGAGGGCAGCAGCCAGGAAGACTCCTCCGAAGGAGAGGATGACGACGATGAAGACTGGCACTGAGAAGTTTAGTGGGTGAGAAGACAGTAGAGATGGTTTCACAAATCAGGGAAAGGAGGAgattataaaaaaacaaaaaggacctCCTCATGAGAGGCAGAATAAGCACAAAATAATCCCTCTTCTTGTCTTCCTCGTAATCTTCCCACTGCTTTCCTGACGGacgctcagtttttttttaacttcatacCATCTGCCAGGCAGTCACACTCCAAATCCAGACCCGTGTGATTCGAAACTTCCGGAGTAATCTGATATTTTTTTTGGGAAATGCACTTATACTATATGCTTCTGCCAATGTTGCCTTTTTATAACCTCTATTTAATTGAATGTATTTGAAGACGTTATACACTTTCATTACATGAACTCAAGGGGTATTTGAAATGTAAAACCAGTCAGGATGCATCCTGATCAAGATCAAACCAATCTTTATAGTAacagcctttttttcctttttctttttttccactaaaGATTTAAGCACTTGTATTtaaacttcttctttttaagtACTGTGCTGACTTTTTCAAGTTTCCAACAGATTTCTAGGATGGTTGTACACTTATTTTTTACATCTAAGGGACCTTTCAGATAAATGTGTACAAAaagtatatgtgtatatatttatatgtgagATTGCCATATATTTATGATACTGCATTTTGCAATGATTTTTGATAATATAAGAAATAATCTCTTTGGCTGCAATATGAATggtgaattgaaaaaaaaaaaagtattaaaaaggCTACTGTTTTGAAGAATGCatctggtttttgttttctttttcttcttctttccttcggAGGTCATAAAAATGGCCGGTCTGTGACGATGTCGAGCCACCAGATGGAAGCAGAGGTGCAGGAATTTACAAGGTTTTCTCTCAAGCAGTAGAACATTTTGTTTGTAGGCTTTAAAATGAGTCTGGTTCAAAGGCCATGAGAGCTACATTTTGTTGTCTTAAGTTCCTAAAAGTCTCTAACATACCATCGTTTTACATAAGCATGTATATCTTGTGAGGCGAAGAGATTTCCTCGCGCTCCTGCGCTCGCAGGCCTATCATTTTCAGATTACGAGCCGGCCCGTCATCCGACTTGGGTGTGGTGAAACTTCGCATTGATCAGCGGTGACATAATTCAGCCGTCTCGGAGCATGCTCAGTCAAAGCAAAGGTTGCCCGTTGCCCTCAGGGAACGAGATGCAGGCcacactgcagtgaaaacacgGGAGGACAAAGTGgtcctgtttctgtctcccACACGTCTCCCGCCGATTGCTGCTTATCTACTTTCCTCCCAGCGCAAGAAGCTGCAGCGTAAACAAGCTCCTTGATTCATGACTTCACCTCAAATTCTGATGGCAGCCTTTAAAAGAGTGTTCTTGCTCACGCTGTGGCGACATCTGCAGAGTTTCACTTCTTCCATTTTAGGGTTTGAGGGACCTGAAGCTCGTCCAAGCCAGCTCCAGTTGAAGACAGGGGTCTGTTAAAGGGCgaacagagagacaaacaagaCTCGTTTCTCTGTCGAGTTTATAGTTGCTAAATAAGCTCAAACTCATGTTTTTTAGACTGTAGGGGAAATAATACagaaagagaacatgcaaactccacaatgAAAGGTTCAGGCCAGACTCAAACTGGGAAATCCTCACAGTGAGGTGTTAGTAGCCACTATCCAGCTGTGCGGCTGCAGGTTTTTATACAAACTACTGTAGACAGTTTGTGCTTTTGTCTCTCTCTAGTTTGTTTTGGGAATGTATTGATATAAAGACACTAATCAGTCGATACTTGGGAGTCGTTTTAATGAGCAAATTGTGCGAAATAGTCATAAAATTGCACACTTCGGAAAATAACATACTTTTGAAAGCTATAGCTGTACTTGATCACAACTTTTCAGTTCTCTTCCCACCTGTAGAATtcagcaaaatgtttttttttttttgtctgaaatttATTTACCCAGCTTACCTCACTGAGATCAGTGTCACATTTTCAAGATTAACCTGCCATACATAATATAGGTGCCGTCCACGGATGGATGGGCTAGATGAAGATGCAGCAGTGCGTCAGTCTGCAGGTGAACAGTGATGGTCAAGTTAACCAGGGTACTTTTGGTAAAACATAGAGATTCCCTTCCTGTCATGAACCACAATGATCTGTGACAGGCGGCGTCTCATGTgtaaaatgagcagaaagccTGAATAGAATCTGCAGCTCGATCACTGTGAGATCCACAACAATGTCATCCTGAATACAGAAACTAACAGtgacagagcagctccagaatCACAGATGCTGACTTCACGCAAATTTTAACtgcaattttgattttttttttccagtgtattttcatttaaaatgttgtttctcTCTTGTAACTTTGTGTGAAACTAATAACCTTTTTAATAGGTGCTGCAGAATGAAAGAATAgcatgattttctttttaaataatatattttttgaaacATGAGACGCTCAGTGTTTGTATTAGAGTGAAGTATATCTGATAATGTGGCCCATTCAGTGCTCTGAGACTGTTTTCCCTTTGATGAAGCGCTGTGGGTTTACAGGACAGACCACACCTCCCGTGAGTTCATTGTATCGGCCATTCAGGCCCGGTTTGAATACCGGCTACGCACATAAAGTGAAAGATGTCAGAGATAGAGGCGGGCACGAAGACATTAAGAGACAGATGGGTGTGGAGTGATGGAGACAAGGGCAAAACGCTGAATCAATGTCACTAAATGTCCGGAAGACGAATGAAAAGATCAATGGTTCCTGTTCGGCAGGGTCGAGGTTAAATCTGATGCAAAGCAAAAAATGTACATTAAGATTATTTATGTTCAGCCCTTCAGCCATTAAAagtttgatcattt encodes:
- the mideasa gene encoding mitotic deacetylase associated SANT domain protein a isoform X1, with translation MSLPSQVNTDKSGKHRAAVMKEAVQHPGEVYYGMGPPALESSHSDSASGSGVYNPEKGPQNMLPYQQAAPVKWIHQDSIQAPNWSQEAPAWGQNFGTYMSGGGARGQMAFHKGVHEGMALPMGTENQLPGSVEAYRDATQAQTQGRGVEWEQHAAAAMHQAQIQAYQHGHKGVELQSQPHVSSHSLQGSMLQPFQATFRPSKQQFSSEYYSVFPGNKAMPNLPYSEQPKTQQQLLHQIQQQQMHHHHHHHQQQQQQQQQQQQQQQLHQQQQLQLQQQQHLQQQQQQQQQQQQHQIQQHQMQQQQHQMQQMQQRYHQQQLQERQQQIQHLKQHLQQQTVPQQETAQTQVQPKQQQTQNFGAYQPPDPRPPDTAAKKEDVQPPEPRLEPEAQACGASAAPDTCPEKGVTHPEEGADAALAAPRRSRRLSREGQSPLGPPPANIWAQPSKEPPPPPPPSSQNGVAGVQGARGADGQVTTGGVIQITRRRRRASKEINLETLAQKASEMVPAKIVKQEEGPPGRQTTMVPLVIPVSVPVHRGQAAPPAGWAPGRPGPAERHAGQADRKPSVIVAQRRTLRNSMTEGFGQEGDDSGLDEDGKFKPKRRPRPEPLIIPPPRPSTFIPPSVYSSITSYQSNLRSPVRVPDNPLSLPPYTPPPILSPVREGSGLYFSTFLTNIAASSQILPPPPTPKSAARSLLRSTSSDITPPVLPLITDATPVSLEPRINIGQQYQAEIPDLQDQLSSQSDQHKADLLWLPADNASLKHGSQETLEDLMNMACSSVLRGGGTNQELVLHCLHESGGDFLETLGRLMFQDTIFPEGHFLENYHYSGSDRWTAEEKRYFNKGISAYRKDFFLVQKLVRTKTVAQCVEFYYTYKKQVKIGRNSILTFGPPDSPAEKQPDTVMDIKSSQQSKIGQGEADGEEKREAFY
- the mideasa gene encoding mitotic deacetylase associated SANT domain protein a isoform X2, which encodes MSLPSQVNTDKSGKHRAAVMKEAVQHPGEVYYGMGPPALESSHSDSASGSGVYNPEKGPQNMLPYQQAAPVKWIHQDSIQAPNWSQEAPAWGQNFGTYMSGGGARGQMAFHKGVHEGMALPMGTENQLPGSVEAYRDATQAQTQGRGVEWEQHAAAAMHQAQIQAYQHGHKGVELQSQPHVSSHSLQGSMLQPFQATFRPSKQQFSSEYYSVFPGNKAMPNLPYSEQPKTQQQLLHQIQQQQMHHHHHHHQQQQQQQQQQQQQQQLHQQQQLQLQQQQHLQQQQQQQQQQQQHQIQQHQMQQQQHQMQQMQQRYHQQQLQERQQQIQHLKQHLQQQTVPQQETAQTQVQPKQQQTQNFGAYQPPDPRPPDTAAKKEDVQPPEPRLEPEAQACGASAAPDTCPEKGVTHPEEGADAALAAPRRSRRLSREGQSPLGPPPANIWAQPSKEPPPPPPPSSQNGVAGVQGARGADGQVTTGGVIQITRRRRRASKEINLETLAQKASEMVPAKIVKEEGPPGRQTTMVPLVIPVSVPVHRGQAAPPAGWAPGRPGPAERHAGQADRKPSVIVAQRRTLRNSMTEGFGQEGDDSGLDEDGKFKPKRRPRPEPLIIPPPRPSTFIPPSVYSSITSYQSNLRSPVRVPDNPLSLPPYTPPPILSPVREGSGLYFSTFLTNIAASSQILPPPPTPKSAARSLLRSTSSDITPPVLPLITDATPVSLEPRINIGQQYQAEIPDLQDQLSSQSDQHKADLLWLPADNASLKHGSQETLEDLMNMACSSVLRGGGTNQELVLHCLHESGGDFLETLGRLMFQDTIFPEGHFLENYHYSGSDRWTAEEKRYFNKGISAYRKDFFLVQKLVRTKTVAQCVEFYYTYKKQVKIGRNSILTFGPPDSPAEKQPDTVMDIKSSQQSKIGQGEADGEEKREAFY